Sequence from the Thermoanaerobacterium sp. PSU-2 genome:
TATGAGTTAAATTGCAATAGCTCCTTATGTCTGAAACACGATATTATATGGTCATTTACAATTCCAGTCGCTTGCATGTGTGAATATATTATTGTGGACCCCACAAATTTAAACCCTCTTTTTTTAAGATCATTACTTATCTTATCAGATAATGATGTTTTAGCAGGTACTTCGTCAATGCTTTCCCAATAATTTATGATAGGCCTTCCGTCTGTGAAACTCCAAATATACGTATCAAAACTACCAAATTCTCTTTGAATTTCTAAAAAGGCCTTAGCGTTTGCTATAGACGATTCTATTTTTCTTTTATTGCGAATAATGCCAACGTCATTTAAAAGCTCCTGCACCTTTTTCTCATCAAAGAGCGAAACTTTTTGTGGATCAAATCCGCTATATGCCTTTCTGTAATTATCTCTTTTTTTAAGGATCGTAAGCCAATTTAATCCCGCCTGTGCCGATTCCAACACTAAAAATTCAAAGTGGACCATATCATCGTGTACTGGTACTCCCCACTCTGTATCGTGATATTTTATGTATATTTCATCTTTGAGGCACCAAGGACATCGATCCATTTTTTCCTCCTTACAATACCAGCGATGCTGCACCTATAAGACCCACATTTCCACCAAGCTTTGCCTTAACAACTTTGCAAATCTGCCTATTTGGCTTTAATGCTCTTTCGTCAACTGTCCTCATCATTTTGTCATACAAGACATCCCATTGGCTTGACAATCCGCCACCTATTATTATAAGTTCAGGGTTATAAAATGCCATTATGTTTACAATACCTATTCCCAAATAAAATGCTTCATTCTCAATAAGCTCTAAAGACAATTTATCACCAGATTTTGCAGCATCAAAAATATCTTCTGCTTTTAATTCACCTAAAGGTTTGTCTTTGAGAATAGTATCTTTTCCAGACTCGATATGTTTTTTTGCAAATTTAACTAATGATGTGCCAGAAGCATAAGACTCTAAACATCCAGGATTGCCGCAATTGCACCATCTAGGCCCGTCAAAGTTTATGGTGTGATGTCCTATCTCAGCAGCATTTGAATTTGC
This genomic interval carries:
- a CDS encoding DNA-3-methyladenine glycosylase I, producing the protein MDRCPWCLKDEIYIKYHDTEWGVPVHDDMVHFEFLVLESAQAGLNWLTILKKRDNYRKAYSGFDPQKVSLFDEKKVQELLNDVGIIRNKRKIESSIANAKAFLEIQREFGSFDTYIWSFTDGRPIINYWESIDEVPAKTSLSDKISNDLKKRGFKFVGSTIIYSHMQATGIVNDHIISCFRHKELLQFNS
- a CDS encoding ROK family protein, encoding MKKFACGVDLGGTKINTGIMDEDGNILCNVKIPTEADKGPQHVIDNIKKSIIESLNKLNIDVSQIAGIGIGAPGPLNADRGVVECPPNLPGWIDIPLVDILKRDFDTEIKLNNDANVAALAEHLFGAGQGINNMVYMTVSTGIGGGAIIDGKLYNGANSNAAEIGHHTINFDGPRWCNCGNPGCLESYASGTSLVKFAKKHIESGKDTILKDKPLGELKAEDIFDAAKSGDKLSLELIENEAFYLGIGIVNIMAFYNPELIIIGGGLSSQWDVLYDKMMRTVDERALKPNRQICKVVKAKLGGNVGLIGAASLVL